In Paracoccus sp. TOH, a single window of DNA contains:
- a CDS encoding NAD kinase, producing the protein MKLHFIASSTETAVTAAEALSERYGHVPIREAEVIVALGGDGLMLSVMHQNRGLPVYGMNRGTVGFLMNAYSEDDLPARIRAAEDTAINPLAMTAGTTDGHEHCALAINEVSMLRAGPQAARLRISVNGRVRMEELICDGALLSTPAGSTAYNYSANGPILPLGSDVLALTAIAAFRPRRWRGAILPKAATVRVDVLEPDKRPVMADADSRGVDSVLWVEIRSENTIRHRLLFDPGHGLEERLIREQFV; encoded by the coding sequence ATGAAACTGCATTTCATCGCCTCGAGCACCGAAACCGCCGTGACCGCCGCCGAGGCGCTGTCCGAGCGCTACGGCCATGTGCCGATCCGCGAGGCCGAGGTGATCGTGGCCTTGGGCGGCGACGGGCTGATGCTGTCGGTCATGCACCAGAATCGCGGCCTGCCGGTCTATGGCATGAACCGCGGCACCGTGGGTTTTCTGATGAACGCCTATTCGGAAGACGACCTGCCCGCCCGCATCCGGGCCGCCGAGGACACCGCGATCAATCCGCTGGCCATGACCGCCGGCACCACCGACGGGCACGAGCATTGCGCGCTGGCCATCAACGAGGTCAGCATGCTGCGCGCCGGCCCGCAGGCGGCGCGGCTGCGCATCAGCGTGAATGGCCGCGTGCGCATGGAGGAGCTGATCTGCGACGGCGCGCTGCTCTCGACCCCGGCCGGCTCGACCGCCTACAACTATTCGGCGAATGGACCGATTCTGCCGCTGGGTTCCGACGTGCTGGCGCTGACCGCCATCGCCGCGTTCCGGCCCCGGCGCTGGCGCGGCGCCATCCTGCCCAAGGCGGCGACGGTGCGCGTCGACGTGCTGGAACCGGACAAGCGCCCGGTGATGGCCGATGCCGATTCGCGCGGCGTCGATTCGGTGCTCTGGGTCGAGATCCGCTCGGAGAACACCATCCGTCACCGGCTGCTTTTCGATCCCGGTCACGGGCTCGAGGAACGGCTGATCCGCGAACAGTTCGTCTGA
- a CDS encoding peptide chain release factor 3, which translates to MMNRPDLPPEIARRRTFAIISHPDAGKTTLTEKFLLFGGAIQMAGQVRAKGEARRTRSDFMKMEQDRGISVSASAMSFEFGAYRFNLVDTPGHSDFSEDTYRTLTAVDAAIMVIDGAKGVESQTRKLFEVCRLRDLPILTFCNKMDRESRDTFEIIDEIQENLAIDVAPVSWPIGIGRDFIGAYDLLHDRLEIMDRADRNKVAESIQISGLDDPRLADHVPADLLAKLREELEMARELLPAFDRKSFLEGHLTPIWFGSAINSFGVKELMTGIGEFGPAPQPQNAAEREIAPEEKPVTGFVFKVQANMDPKHRDRVAFVRLASGHFERGMKLLHVRSKKPMAVSNPVLFLAADRELAEEAWAGDIIGIPNHGQLRIGDALTEGEALRFTGIPSFAPELLQTVRAGDPMKAKHLEKALMQFAEEGAAKVFKPMIGSGFIVGVVGALQFEVLASRIELEYGLPVRFESSQFTSARWVAGPKDEVESFANANKGHMAQDHDGDLVYLTRLQWDIDRVGRDHPELKLTATKEMMV; encoded by the coding sequence ATGATGAACCGTCCCGATCTTCCCCCCGAAATCGCCCGCCGCCGGACCTTTGCGATCATCTCGCATCCCGACGCGGGCAAGACCACGCTGACCGAGAAGTTCCTGCTGTTCGGCGGCGCGATCCAGATGGCCGGACAGGTCCGTGCCAAGGGCGAGGCGCGGCGCACGCGCTCGGACTTCATGAAGATGGAGCAGGATCGCGGCATCTCGGTTTCCGCCTCGGCCATGAGCTTCGAGTTCGGGGCCTATCGCTTCAACCTTGTCGATACGCCCGGCCACAGCGATTTCTCGGAAGATACCTATCGCACGCTGACCGCCGTGGACGCGGCGATTATGGTCATCGACGGCGCCAAGGGTGTGGAAAGCCAGACCCGCAAACTGTTCGAGGTCTGCCGGCTGCGCGATCTGCCGATCCTGACCTTCTGCAACAAGATGGATCGCGAAAGCCGCGATACCTTCGAGATCATCGACGAGATTCAGGAAAACCTTGCCATCGACGTGGCGCCGGTCAGCTGGCCCATCGGCATCGGCCGCGATTTCATCGGCGCCTATGATCTTTTGCACGACCGGCTGGAGATCATGGACCGCGCCGACCGCAACAAGGTGGCAGAATCGATCCAGATCAGCGGCCTTGACGATCCCCGGCTGGCCGATCACGTCCCCGCCGACCTGCTGGCCAAGCTGCGCGAGGAACTGGAAATGGCGCGCGAATTGCTGCCCGCCTTTGATCGCAAAAGCTTTCTTGAGGGGCATCTGACCCCGATCTGGTTCGGCAGCGCGATCAACAGCTTCGGCGTCAAGGAGCTGATGACCGGCATCGGCGAATTCGGTCCGGCGCCGCAGCCGCAGAACGCCGCCGAGCGCGAAATCGCCCCCGAGGAAAAGCCGGTGACCGGTTTCGTCTTCAAGGTTCAGGCCAATATGGACCCCAAGCACCGCGACCGGGTGGCCTTCGTGCGTCTGGCCAGCGGGCATTTCGAACGCGGCATGAAGCTGCTGCATGTGCGGTCGAAAAAGCCGATGGCGGTGTCGAACCCGGTGCTGTTTCTGGCCGCCGACCGCGAACTGGCCGAGGAGGCCTGGGCCGGCGACATCATCGGCATCCCGAACCACGGCCAGCTGCGCATCGGCGATGCGCTGACCGAGGGCGAGGCGCTGCGCTTCACCGGCATCCCGAGCTTTGCGCCCGAGCTGTTGCAGACGGTGCGCGCGGGCGATCCGATGAAGGCCAAGCACCTTGAAAAGGCGCTGATGCAATTCGCCGAGGAAGGCGCGGCCAAGGTGTTCAAGCCGATGATCGGCTCGGGCTTCATCGTCGGCGTGGTCGGCGCGCTGCAGTTCGAGGTGCTGGCGAGCAGGATCGAGCTGGAATACGGTCTGCCGGTGCGCTTCGAATCCAGCCAGTTCACCAGCGCGCGCTGGGTGGCCGGGCCCAAGGACGAGGTCGAGAGCTTCGCCAATGCGAACAAGGGGCATATGGCGCAGGACCATGACGGCGATCTGGTCTATCTGACCCGCCTGCAATGGGACATCGACCGCGTCGGGCGCGACCATCCCGAGCTGAAGCTGACCGCCACCAAGGAAATGATGGTCTGA
- a CDS encoding MFS transporter encodes MRQFAEAGNVRLLSLDEAPLKPIHIIAIAASLGGAALDGYVLGIVGPSLALASRELALSAPSQGLIAASALIGVFVGGMFFGNLADKYGRRPVFSYNLLAFLVLSLLQLLVTEVWQLVALRLALGLAIGVEYAVGTSVLAEFSRRKGRGVLLGCFSLGWQVGFTTAFVVGSLYQGNDWRFLLATSAVPALITFLLRLRLPETPMWLKARGRDAEARAVVTKHFGAEYDIPDVVLEKSHASPAELLTSPHWRQHVYSGLFWFCQVGPFFAIFTFVGPVFQMLQIHDATVVDIWLNTVQILGAVFGLFLLHWLTRRHFVIWTFAVMFAVLLAIGLLPQAPVWLVVALFGIYMFVAPAANNIEYVYPAEIFETRLRSTGVGFSAAFSRVSAATAVYLLPSSLEMFGASKTMIVMAMFPLVGLIFSILWAPETKRKQLR; translated from the coding sequence ATGAGACAATTCGCGGAGGCGGGAAACGTCCGGCTGCTGAGCCTGGACGAGGCGCCGCTGAAACCCATCCACATCATCGCCATCGCCGCCTCGCTGGGCGGCGCGGCGCTGGACGGCTATGTCCTGGGCATCGTCGGCCCGTCGTTGGCGCTGGCCAGCCGGGAACTGGCACTTTCCGCACCGAGCCAGGGCCTGATCGCGGCCAGCGCGCTGATCGGCGTCTTCGTCGGCGGCATGTTCTTCGGCAACCTGGCCGACAAATACGGCCGCCGGCCTGTGTTCTCCTATAACCTGCTGGCCTTCCTGGTGCTGTCGCTGCTGCAGCTTCTGGTGACCGAGGTCTGGCAGCTCGTGGCCTTGCGGCTGGCGCTGGGGCTGGCCATCGGCGTCGAATATGCGGTCGGCACCTCGGTTCTGGCCGAGTTCTCGCGGCGCAAGGGCCGCGGCGTGCTGCTGGGCTGCTTCTCGCTGGGCTGGCAGGTGGGCTTCACCACCGCTTTCGTCGTCGGCAGCCTTTATCAGGGCAATGACTGGCGCTTCCTGCTGGCGACCAGCGCAGTGCCGGCGCTGATCACCTTCCTGCTGCGGCTGCGGCTGCCGGAAACCCCGATGTGGCTGAAGGCCCGCGGCCGCGATGCCGAGGCCCGCGCCGTCGTCACCAAGCATTTCGGCGCCGAATACGACATTCCCGACGTGGTGCTGGAGAAGTCCCATGCCTCGCCGGCCGAGTTGCTGACCTCGCCGCACTGGCGCCAGCACGTCTATTCCGGCCTGTTCTGGTTCTGCCAGGTGGGCCCGTTCTTCGCCATCTTCACCTTCGTCGGCCCGGTCTTCCAGATGCTGCAGATCCATGATGCCACGGTCGTGGACATCTGGCTGAACACGGTGCAGATCCTGGGCGCGGTCTTCGGCCTGTTCCTGCTGCACTGGCTGACGCGCCGGCATTTCGTGATCTGGACCTTCGCGGTGATGTTCGCGGTGCTGCTGGCCATCGGCCTGTTGCCGCAGGCCCCGGTCTGGCTGGTAGTGGCGCTGTTCGGGATCTACATGTTCGTGGCCCCGGCGGCGAACAACATCGAATATGTCTATCCGGCCGAGATCTTCGAGACCCGGCTGCGCTCGACCGGCGTCGGCTTCTCGGCCGCCTTCTCGCGCGTCTCGGCGGCGACGGCGGTCTACCTGCTGCCCAGTTCGCTCGAGATGTTCGGCGCCTCGAAGACCATGATCGTGATGGCGATGTTCCCGCTGGTCGGGCTGATCTTCTCGATCCTGTGGGCACCCGAGACCAAGCGCAAGCAGCTGCGCTGA
- the glyA gene encoding serine hydroxymethyltransferase: MTDTGFFTETLDSRDPAIFGAIRQELGRQRDEIELIASENIVSKAVLEAQGSVLTNKYAEGYPGKRYYGGCQYVDIVEDLAIERAKQLFDCGFANVQPNSGSQMNQAVFLALLQPGDTFMGLDLNSGGHLTHGSPVNMSGKWFNVVSYGVRQQDQLLDMEEIRRSAHEHKPKLILAGGTAYSRIWDWAEFRKIADEVGAYLMVDMAHIAGLVAGGQHPSPLPHAHVVTTTTHKSLRGPRGGMVLTNDAEIAKKINSAVFPGLQGGPLMHVIAAKAVAFGEALRPEFKDYAAQVVRNARAMADELMKGGIDIVSGGTDNHLCLADLRPKGVTGKATEAALGRAHITCNKNGVPFDPEKPFVTSGIRLGAPAGTTRGFGEAEFRQIARWIVEVVDGLAAHGEAGNAEVEAKVKAEVEALCAKFPLYSGM, translated from the coding sequence ATGACCGACACCGGATTCTTCACCGAAACGCTGGATAGCCGCGACCCCGCCATTTTCGGGGCGATCCGGCAGGAGCTTGGTCGTCAGCGCGACGAGATCGAGCTGATCGCGTCCGAGAACATCGTCTCGAAGGCGGTGCTTGAGGCGCAGGGCTCGGTGCTGACCAACAAATATGCCGAGGGCTATCCCGGCAAGCGCTATTACGGCGGCTGCCAGTATGTCGACATCGTCGAGGATCTGGCGATCGAGCGCGCCAAGCAGCTGTTCGACTGCGGCTTTGCCAACGTGCAGCCGAACTCGGGGTCGCAGATGAACCAGGCGGTGTTCCTGGCGCTTCTGCAGCCGGGCGACACCTTCATGGGGCTCGACCTGAATTCGGGCGGCCACCTGACGCATGGCTCGCCGGTCAACATGTCGGGCAAGTGGTTCAACGTCGTCAGCTACGGCGTGCGCCAGCAGGACCAGCTTCTGGACATGGAGGAGATCCGCAGATCGGCGCATGAGCACAAGCCCAAGCTGATCCTGGCCGGCGGCACCGCCTATAGCCGGATCTGGGACTGGGCCGAGTTCCGCAAGATCGCCGACGAGGTGGGCGCCTACCTGATGGTCGACATGGCCCATATCGCCGGGCTGGTCGCCGGCGGCCAGCACCCCTCGCCGCTGCCGCATGCCCATGTGGTGACCACCACCACGCACAAATCGCTGCGCGGCCCGCGCGGCGGCATGGTGCTGACCAACGATGCCGAGATCGCCAAGAAGATCAACTCGGCGGTGTTCCCCGGCCTGCAGGGCGGCCCGCTGATGCATGTGATCGCCGCCAAGGCGGTGGCCTTCGGCGAGGCGCTGCGCCCCGAGTTCAAGGACTATGCCGCGCAGGTGGTCAGGAACGCCCGCGCCATGGCGGACGAGCTGATGAAGGGCGGCATCGACATCGTCTCGGGCGGCACCGACAACCACCTGTGCCTGGCCGACCTGCGGCCGAAGGGCGTGACCGGCAAGGCGACCGAGGCGGCGCTGGGCCGAGCCCATATCACCTGCAACAAGAACGGCGTGCCCTTCGACCCCGAGAAGCCCTTCGTGACCTCGGGGATCCGGCTGGGCGCCCCGGCCGGCACCACCCGCGGCTTCGGCGAGGCGGAGTTCCGCCAGATCGCCCGCTGGATCGTCGAGGTGGTGGACGGTCTGGCCGCGCATGGCGAGGCGGGCAATGCCGAGGTCGAGGCCAAGGTCAAGGCCGAGGTCGAAGCGCTCTGCGCGAAGTTCCCGCTCTACAGCGGCATGTGA